Proteins from a genomic interval of Oreochromis aureus strain Israel breed Guangdong linkage group 6, ZZ_aureus, whole genome shotgun sequence:
- the afmid gene encoding kynurenine formamidase, whose product MHWTEMKKEELERQYSPTRWSRRMSADDVIKAHVKALKEGTEQARSVAQTLLNVPYGEGDGEKLDVYIPNINSLDVHLVVYIHGGYWQFLSKEESGFMAVPLVDKGVVVVAVGYDIAPKGNMDLMVSQVRRSIVSVIQQYSHISGLYLCGHSAGAHLAAMVLSTDWSQYSITPQIKGAFLVSGIYDLLPILSTYVNEPLKMTEEVAVRNSPSKLVPQLKLSSSSCQIVVAVAENDSPEFRKQSEEFYKTLEASGLNVTMEDVANTDHFSIIEKLVDGEYHLTKLLLKMMGKS is encoded by the exons ATGCACTGGACAGAGATGAAGAAAGAG GAGCTCGAGAGGCAGTATTCCCCCACCAGGTGGTCCCGCAGGATGTCGGCCGACGACGTGATCAAAGCCCACGTGAAGGCTTTAAAGGAAG GTACGGAGCAAGCCCGTAGTGTGGCTCAAACGTTACTCAATGTGCCATATGGGgagggagatggagagaaaCTGGACGTCTATATACCCAACATCAACTCTCTGG ATGTCCATCTTGTTGTTTACATACATGGAGGCTACTGGCAGTTTCTCAG CAAAGAGGAGTCTGGGTTCATGGCTGTTCCGCTTGTTGATAAAGGTGTAGTGGTGGTTGCAGTCGGTTACGACATTGCCCCCAAAG GTAACATGGACCTGATGGTATCACAAGTTCGCAGGAGTATTGTGTCTGTCATTCAGCAGTATTCTCACATCAG TGGTCTGTACCTGTGTGGCCACTCTGCTGGGGCACACCTGGCTGCAATGGTCCTCTCAACTGACTGGTCCCAGTACAGCATCACTCCCCAGATTAAAG GTGCTTTTCTTGTGAGTGGCATCTATGACCTGCTGCCCATCTTGTCCACCTACGTCAATGAGCCTTTGAAGATGACAGA GGAGGTGGCAGTTAGGAACAGCCCCAGCAAGCTGGTCCCTCAGCTCAAactctcctcctccagctgtcAGATTGTTGTGGCTGTTGCTGAGAACGACTCGCCAGAGTTTCGCAAGCAGTCTGAGGAATTTTACAAA ACTTTGGAGGCGTCAGGACTGAATGTGACCATGGAGGATGTGGCAAATACAGATCACTTCAGTATTATTGAGAAGCTGGTTGACGGAGAGTATCACCTAACAAAG CTTCTCCTGAAGATGATGGGGAAGAGCTGA
- the cant1b gene encoding soluble calcium-activated nucleotidase 1b isoform X1, translated as MGSVQRRTNMTVVACSGVKRRGKDHNHPQTTDSKDEKDTSMTSFGMAVRGLPLALASMTQTATSDTRFHPKWRAIAVATLFALVLMLYLHGTVEDWERPTKGYYRNRVHSFQMLDEGEDDLFRDTNRQIARKPGRQQRREKPYNHTYPLSPPEKTLHGTRYRIGVIADLDKASKSSKDQTWFSYMKRGHLTVSASGDRLEVEWDAETVTLESHLAEKGRGMELSELVAFNGHLYTVDDRTGVVYRIEGNQAVPWVILPDGDGSVSKGFKAEWLAVKDEHLFVGGLGKEWTTTSGDVINNNPEWVKVVGVSGEVEHQNWVPHYNALRSAAGIKPPGYLIHESAAWSERLQRWFFLPRRASHERYEETADERRATNLLLSCPADFRSVSVQRVGPLNLTRGFSSFKFVPDTDDQIILAIKSEEDAGKISTYIIAFTLGGQVLLPETKIGDVKYEGLEFI; from the exons ATGGGAAGCGTGCAAAGGAGAACAAACATGACAGTCGTGGCGTGTTCAGGAGTGAAGAGGCGAGGCAAGG ACCATAATCACCCCCAGACCACAGACAGTAAGGATGAAAAGGATACTTCAATGACCTCCTTTGGCATGGCTGTGCGAGGCCTCCCTCTGGCCTTAGCATCCATGACTCAAACTGCTACCTCTGACACACGCTTCCACCCAAAATGGCGAGCGATCGCCGTGGCGACCCTGTTCGCGTTAGTGCTCATGTTATATTTGCACGGGACTGTAGAGGACTGGGAGCGTCCAACCAAAGGTTACTACCGGAACAGGGTTCACAGCTTTCAAATGCTCGATGAGGGTGAGGATGACTTATTCAGGGACACCAATAGACAAATTGCACGAAAGCCCGGCCGCCAGCAGAGGAGGGAAAAACCGTACAATCACACATATCCTTTGAGTCCACCTGAGAAGACGCTGCACGGCACCCGTTACCGCATAGGAGTGATTGCAGACTTGGACAAGGCGTCAAAGAGCTCGAAGGATCAGACGTGGTTCAGCTACATGAAAAGAGGTCACCTGACTGTTTCAGCCTCCGGCGACAGACTGGAAGTGGAATGGGATGCGGAGACGGTCACCCTGGAGAGCCATCTGGCTGAGAAAGGACGAG GTATGGAGCTATCTGAGCTGGTAGCATTCAATGGTCACCTGTACACTGTGGACGACCGTACAGGTGTGGTGTACAGGATTGAGGGCAACCAGGCAGTTCCTTGGGTTATATTACCTGATGGTGATGGCTCAGTCTCCAAAG GTTTCAAGGCAGAGTGGCTTGCAGTAAAGGATGAGCACCTGTTTGTTGGAGGCCTGGGGAAGGAATGGACAACGACTTCTGGGGACGTCATCAACAACAATCCCGAGTGGGTAAAAGTTGTTGGCGTCAGTGGAGAGGTGGAGCATCAAAACTGGGTGCCTCACTACAACGCCCTACGGAGTGCAgcggggatcaaaccaccag GCTACCTTATCCACGAATCAGCAGCTTGGAGTGAGCGTCTCCAGCGGTGGTTCTTCCTCCCTCGCCGTGCCAGTCACGAGCGTTATGAAGAGACGGCAGATGAGCGACGTGCCACCAACCTCCTCTTGTCCTGCCCTGCAGACTTCCGCTCCGTCAGCGTGCAGCGCGTCGGACCGCTCAACCTCACACGCGGCTTCTCCTCTTTTAAATTTGTCCCAGACACAGATGATCAAATCATCCTAGCAATAAAATCAGAGGAGGATGCAGGCAAGATTTCCACCTACATCATTGCGTTTACACTAGGCGGCCAGGTGCTGCTGCCTGAGACAAAGATAGGAGATGTAAAATATGAAGGGCTAGAGTTTATTTGA
- the cant1b gene encoding soluble calcium-activated nucleotidase 1b isoform X2: MTSFGMAVRGLPLALASMTQTATSDTRFHPKWRAIAVATLFALVLMLYLHGTVEDWERPTKGYYRNRVHSFQMLDEGEDDLFRDTNRQIARKPGRQQRREKPYNHTYPLSPPEKTLHGTRYRIGVIADLDKASKSSKDQTWFSYMKRGHLTVSASGDRLEVEWDAETVTLESHLAEKGRGMELSELVAFNGHLYTVDDRTGVVYRIEGNQAVPWVILPDGDGSVSKGFKAEWLAVKDEHLFVGGLGKEWTTTSGDVINNNPEWVKVVGVSGEVEHQNWVPHYNALRSAAGIKPPGYLIHESAAWSERLQRWFFLPRRASHERYEETADERRATNLLLSCPADFRSVSVQRVGPLNLTRGFSSFKFVPDTDDQIILAIKSEEDAGKISTYIIAFTLGGQVLLPETKIGDVKYEGLEFI; the protein is encoded by the exons ATGACCTCCTTTGGCATGGCTGTGCGAGGCCTCCCTCTGGCCTTAGCATCCATGACTCAAACTGCTACCTCTGACACACGCTTCCACCCAAAATGGCGAGCGATCGCCGTGGCGACCCTGTTCGCGTTAGTGCTCATGTTATATTTGCACGGGACTGTAGAGGACTGGGAGCGTCCAACCAAAGGTTACTACCGGAACAGGGTTCACAGCTTTCAAATGCTCGATGAGGGTGAGGATGACTTATTCAGGGACACCAATAGACAAATTGCACGAAAGCCCGGCCGCCAGCAGAGGAGGGAAAAACCGTACAATCACACATATCCTTTGAGTCCACCTGAGAAGACGCTGCACGGCACCCGTTACCGCATAGGAGTGATTGCAGACTTGGACAAGGCGTCAAAGAGCTCGAAGGATCAGACGTGGTTCAGCTACATGAAAAGAGGTCACCTGACTGTTTCAGCCTCCGGCGACAGACTGGAAGTGGAATGGGATGCGGAGACGGTCACCCTGGAGAGCCATCTGGCTGAGAAAGGACGAG GTATGGAGCTATCTGAGCTGGTAGCATTCAATGGTCACCTGTACACTGTGGACGACCGTACAGGTGTGGTGTACAGGATTGAGGGCAACCAGGCAGTTCCTTGGGTTATATTACCTGATGGTGATGGCTCAGTCTCCAAAG GTTTCAAGGCAGAGTGGCTTGCAGTAAAGGATGAGCACCTGTTTGTTGGAGGCCTGGGGAAGGAATGGACAACGACTTCTGGGGACGTCATCAACAACAATCCCGAGTGGGTAAAAGTTGTTGGCGTCAGTGGAGAGGTGGAGCATCAAAACTGGGTGCCTCACTACAACGCCCTACGGAGTGCAgcggggatcaaaccaccag GCTACCTTATCCACGAATCAGCAGCTTGGAGTGAGCGTCTCCAGCGGTGGTTCTTCCTCCCTCGCCGTGCCAGTCACGAGCGTTATGAAGAGACGGCAGATGAGCGACGTGCCACCAACCTCCTCTTGTCCTGCCCTGCAGACTTCCGCTCCGTCAGCGTGCAGCGCGTCGGACCGCTCAACCTCACACGCGGCTTCTCCTCTTTTAAATTTGTCCCAGACACAGATGATCAAATCATCCTAGCAATAAAATCAGAGGAGGATGCAGGCAAGATTTCCACCTACATCATTGCGTTTACACTAGGCGGCCAGGTGCTGCTGCCTGAGACAAAGATAGGAGATGTAAAATATGAAGGGCTAGAGTTTATTTGA